The sequence CCCGCTTCCAGCGGAACGTTGCGCGCGTCGCGCCAGTCGGTGATCCACACGTCATGGCCCGGCAGCATCCGTTCGACCGTGCCGCGCAGCAGCGTCGCATAATGGCCCGACATCGGTGCGACGATCAGCAGCTTGGGCGCGTTCTTCGTGCCCTTGTGCCTGAAATGCTTGAGCTGGCCAAAAGGCCGCCGCGCCTCGATCGCCTCGGTCACGCGCACCGTCGCGCCATCGACGACCGTTTCATACAGTCCGAACCGCGGCTTGCCGCGCGGCGCGGCGGCATGGGCAAAAACCTCAAGCGCCGAGGCGAACATCGGGCTGCCGCTGAAATAGCCGAGCGGATTGGCGGGATGCTGCATCGCCTGCGCCCCCGCGGTCGCCAGCGCGCTGGCGCCCGCCAGCCAGTTCTTCTGCATGTCAAAGGCGTGATACAGCATTGATCAAGATTTCCTTGCGTCCGATTGGGCGCTCTTCCGGCGTTCCCCTGTCGTCCAGTCTAGGCGTTGATCGCCATTGTGCAACGCATCATTTCGCGCTGCTTCACGGCGTTTGAAGGCGCGGCGGCATTTTGCGGCGTTGAGCGCGCATCGCCCCGCTGCTAGGGCCGACGCCATGGCCAGCCAATCCGACCAGCCCGCCGCGAAAGCCGGTCCCAGCCGCAAGCTCGGCAGTCTGCATATGGTGTGGCACTTTGCCAGCCGTTATCCGCTGCAACTTGTCATCGCCGCCGTCGCGCTCTGCATCGCGGCGCTCGCGACGCTGGCGATTCCCTATCAGTTCAAGGAAATGATCGACAGCGGCTTCATCGCGGGCGGTGGCGACGTCGCGCCGCATTTCCGGCTGTTTTACGTGATCGTCGGCGTGCTGGCGCTGGCGACGGCGCTCCGCTTTTATTTTGTCAGCTGGCTCGGCGAACGCACGGTGGCCGACATCCGCCGCGCGGTACAGCGCAACCTGCTTCGCCTCGCGCCCGGATTCTTCGAGGAAAACCGCCCGTCCGAAATCGCTTCGCGCATGACCGCCGACACGGCGATCATCGAACAGGTCGTCGGCACCACCGTCTCGGTCGCGCTCCGCAACATGGTGATGGGGATCGGGGGCATCGCCTATCTCTTCAGCCTGTCGCCCAAGCTGACCGCGGGCATCTTGCTCGGCATCCCGGTCATCATTCTGCCGATCGTCCTTCTCGGCCGGCGGCTCCAGAAAGTGTCGCGCGCCAGCCAGGATCGCGTTGCCGACATCGGCGCGACCACCGCCGAACAGATGGGCGCGATGAAGATCGTCCAGGCCTTCGGACAGGAGGAACGCGAAGCCGCGCGCTTTGCAAGCGCGGTCGAGGCCAATTTCGTCACGGCCAAGCGCCGCATCCGCCTGCGCGCGATCATCACCGCGACGGTCATCGGCCTGCTTTTCGGCGCGATCACCACTTTGCTCTGGTATGGCGCGGAAGGCGTCGCCCAGGGCACGATCACCGGCGGCACCATCGCCGCCTTTGTGCTCACCGGCGGTCTGGTCGCGGGCGCTTTCGGCGCGCTGACCGAGGTTTATGGCGATCTGCTCCGCGCCGCCGGCGCCGCCGAGCGTCTCAGCGAGCTGCTGAACGCCGGGACCACCATCGCAGCCCCCGCGCACCCGCGCTCGTTCCCCGATCCGCCCACCGGCGCGCTCGAGTTTCGCGGCGTTGAGTTCCGCTATCCGACGCGCCCCGACGCCCCGGCGCTCCATGATTTCAGCCTCACGATCCGCCCGCGCGAAACCGTCGCGATCGTCGGCCCGTCGGGCGCGGGCAAGTCGACGCTGTTCCAGCTCGCCGAGCGCTTCTACGACCCGCAGGCGGGGCAGATTTTGCTCGACGGCGTGCCGCTCGTCGACGCCGATCCCGCCGACATCCGCGCGCGCATCGCGATGGTGCCGCAGGAAACGGTGATCTTCGCCGCGTCGGCGCGCGACAATCTGCGTTACGGCCATTGGGACGCCAGCGACGAGGATCTCTGGGCTGCCGCGCGCGCCGCCAATGCCGAGGAGTTCCTCCGCAAGCTGCCGCAAGGTCTCGACACTTTCATGGGCGAAGGCGGCGCGCGGCTGTCCGGCGGCCAGCGCCAGCGCGTCGCGATCGCACGCGCGCTGTTGCGCCGTGCGCCGCTGCTGCTGCTCGACGAGGCGACCTCGGCGCTCGACGCCGAGTCCGAAAGGCTGGTGCAGGATGCGCTCGAAACGCTGATGCACGATCGCACGACGGTCGTCATCGCGCACCGTCTCGCGACCGTGCGCGCCGCCGACCGCATCATCGTGATGGACGAAGGGCGGATCGTCGAGGAGGGCCGTCACGACGACCTCGTTGCCGCCGACGGCCTTTATGCCCGCCTCGCGCGCCTCCAGTTTCAGGACAGTCTGGCGCCCGCCTGATCGCCCGCCAAGCCGCCCCAACGGGGCCAGCCGCAAAGGATTGCCGATGCTCTACGATCTGACCGTGCCGGCCTATGTGAACGGATTGAAGGCCCTGTCGGCCCAGCTCGACAAGGCATTGGCCTGGGGCGCCGATAGGGGCGTTGGCGAACAGCAGTTGCTGGTTGCGCGGCTCGCGCCCGACATGTTCCCGCTTGCCGCGCAAGTCCGCTTCGCCTGTTTGCAGGCGGTTCAGCCCGCGACGCGCCTCGGCGGGACAGGCGCACCCGGTTTTGCCGAGGATGTCGCCGATTTCGCCGGCCTTCAGGCGCAGATAGCCGATGCGCTGGCGTGGCTGGACACGGTCGATCGCGCGGCATTCGACAGCGATCCGGGCCGACCGGTCGGCTTCGATCTGCCGAACGGCATGGCCTTCGACATGACCGCGCTCACCTATGTCCGCGACTGGGCGCAGCCGCAGTTCTATTTTCACCTCGTCGCCGCCTATGCCATCCTGCGGCATATGGGGGTGCCGCTCGGCAAGGCCGATTATGTCGGCTATATGATGGCCTATCTCCGCCCCGGAACCGCTCCGACGGGATAGCGTCCTGACCGCGGGGCGCGATCAGATCAGGTCGCGATAGCCGTCGATCCCCGGAAAGGCGATTGTCTTCGCGCCATTGCGGCGGATCGCCCCGATCGCCTGATCGACGCGCAGGTATCGCGCTCGCGCATCGGGTTCCAACAGCAGCGTGGCGGGCTCGGCGCGGTCGGCGGATGCCTTTACGAGCTGCCCCAGCTGCGCGAGGTCGACCGCCTCGCCATTCCAGCGGATCACATCTGCCGCGTCGATGCTGATATGATTTTGATCGTGGATCGCGGCCGATCCAGGCTCGGTTCCCGGAAGATTCACGTCGACGCTGTGCGTCGGCCGCGGGATGGTGATGACGAACATCACCAGCATGACCAGCATCACGTCGATCAGCGGCGTCGTGTTGATCAGCGGGCTGGCATTGGGGTTGGTGCGGAAAATGCTGCGGCGTCGGCGCATCGTCTCTCTCCCGGTCGGTGGAGGTGTCGCGGCCGATGATCGGGCGATCCCCCGTTCGACGACACCAGGGCTCTTGGCATGGCCCTTTGGCATCAATGTAACGGTATAACATTATTCCCCAATGACAAGCCCCGATCGAACGCGATGAAAGAACGAGCAAACAATGATCATGAAGAAAGGGCGGCGCCTTTCGGCACCGCCCTTCTTTTTCTTCCAGTCCCCGTCGGGGATGGAAACCGGTCTTACATGCCCGAATTCGGACCGTAAGTGATTTCCACGCGACGGTTCTGGTCGTTGCGGACGCCGTCGGCGGTCGCAACGGCCGGACGGGTTTCGCCGAACGCCTGCGCGCTGATCGAGCTGTCCGCGATGCCGCGAGCGGTCAGATAGCTGCGGACCGCGTCGTTGCGGCGTTCCGACAGACCCACGTTGTACCTGGCCGAACCCGAACGGTCGGCGTGACCGGCGAGCATGATCTGCGTGCCCGTGCAACCGCGGTTGTAGGCGCTGATCGCGTTGTCGAGCGTCGAAGCCGCTTCCGGCGTGATGTTCGACTGATCCCAGTCGAAATACACGATGTACGGTCCAGGCGCACATTCCACAACCGGCGGCGGCGGCGGGGGCGGCGGGGGCGGCGGGGGCGGCGGCGGCGGGGGCGGCGGCGGGGGCTCGACCGGTTCCGGCGCACCGCCGAAGTTGTAGGTCAGCGTGCCGAGGATCGAGTGCGAGCGGAAGCGCGTCGAAACGTCGCGACCGACCTGATCGACCAGATCGACATTGTCGACGTTGAAGAAGCGATACTTCAGCCCGACATCCCAGTTGCTGCTGAGCGGCGCGCGGACGCCCGCGATGGCCTGCCAGGCAAAGCCCGTGTCCGAATCGTCGATGAACGGCCCGGCGAACACGGGTTCGACCGACACGCGGGCGACACCGGCGCCACCGCCGACAAAGCCCTGCAGGCCGTCGTCGTCGCCGAAATCGAGCATGCCGTTGACCATGAAGCTGAGCGCGTTCGAATCGCCGTTCAGATCGGTCGAACCGGTGTAAAGCGTCCCGGCGCCCGACGCCGACTGCGGGATGCCGGGGTTACCGAAACGACCCGACTTGATGTCGGCTTCGCGATAGCCGACTTCGACTTCCGCGCGGAAACCGCCGAAGTCATAACCGACGGTGCCTTCAAAATCATAGCCAGCGCGATGATCGAGCGTCCCGGCGTTGTTGAAGGTACCGATATCGAGATCAATGTCTTCGACGAGCATCGCGCCCGCGCCGACACCGACATACCAGGAATCGTCACGCGCCATGGCAGGCGACGCGAGGGTGGTGGAGGCCAACGCCACAGCGACGGCAAGCTTCCTCATAATAATTCCCCTTTCAATTTGAGATATACGTCTCGCCAGA is a genomic window of Sphingopyxis sp. FD7 containing:
- a CDS encoding DUF1993 domain-containing protein, which translates into the protein MLYDLTVPAYVNGLKALSAQLDKALAWGADRGVGEQQLLVARLAPDMFPLAAQVRFACLQAVQPATRLGGTGAPGFAEDVADFAGLQAQIADALAWLDTVDRAAFDSDPGRPVGFDLPNGMAFDMTALTYVRDWAQPQFYFHLVAAYAILRHMGVPLGKADYVGYMMAYLRPGTAPTG
- a CDS encoding ExbD/TolR family protein, producing MRRRRSIFRTNPNASPLINTTPLIDVMLVMLVMFVITIPRPTHSVDVNLPGTEPGSAAIHDQNHISIDAADVIRWNGEAVDLAQLGQLVKASADRAEPATLLLEPDARARYLRVDQAIGAIRRNGAKTIAFPGIDGYRDLI
- a CDS encoding OmpA family protein — translated: MRKLAVAVALASTTLASPAMARDDSWYVGVGAGAMLVEDIDLDIGTFNNAGTLDHRAGYDFEGTVGYDFGGFRAEVEVGYREADIKSGRFGNPGIPQSASGAGTLYTGSTDLNGDSNALSFMVNGMLDFGDDDGLQGFVGGGAGVARVSVEPVFAGPFIDDSDTGFAWQAIAGVRAPLSSNWDVGLKYRFFNVDNVDLVDQVGRDVSTRFRSHSILGTLTYNFGGAPEPVEPPPPPPPPPPPPPPPPPPPPPVVECAPGPYIVYFDWDQSNITPEAASTLDNAISAYNRGCTGTQIMLAGHADRSGSARYNVGLSERRNDAVRSYLTARGIADSSISAQAFGETRPAVATADGVRNDQNRRVEITYGPNSGM
- a CDS encoding ABC transporter transmembrane domain-containing protein encodes the protein MASQSDQPAAKAGPSRKLGSLHMVWHFASRYPLQLVIAAVALCIAALATLAIPYQFKEMIDSGFIAGGGDVAPHFRLFYVIVGVLALATALRFYFVSWLGERTVADIRRAVQRNLLRLAPGFFEENRPSEIASRMTADTAIIEQVVGTTVSVALRNMVMGIGGIAYLFSLSPKLTAGILLGIPVIILPIVLLGRRLQKVSRASQDRVADIGATTAEQMGAMKIVQAFGQEEREAARFASAVEANFVTAKRRIRLRAIITATVIGLLFGAITTLLWYGAEGVAQGTITGGTIAAFVLTGGLVAGAFGALTEVYGDLLRAAGAAERLSELLNAGTTIAAPAHPRSFPDPPTGALEFRGVEFRYPTRPDAPALHDFSLTIRPRETVAIVGPSGAGKSTLFQLAERFYDPQAGQILLDGVPLVDADPADIRARIAMVPQETVIFAASARDNLRYGHWDASDEDLWAAARAANAEEFLRKLPQGLDTFMGEGGARLSGGQRQRVAIARALLRRAPLLLLDEATSALDAESERLVQDALETLMHDRTTVVIAHRLATVRAADRIIVMDEGRIVEEGRHDDLVAADGLYARLARLQFQDSLAPA